A stretch of Zootoca vivipara chromosome 13, rZooViv1.1, whole genome shotgun sequence DNA encodes these proteins:
- the LOC118095281 gene encoding C-type lectin BpLec-like codes for MGLFTYFSLCLLGILISSPFQEAEADTCAREWLQNQGNCYAYFDNKLSWQEAEIECQSYGRGAHLASVLTKAETLLVAEHISTYQQEISDVWIGLHDVRQTRRWRWADESTYNYKAWMKHQPDNYRNAEHCVELRRTTGFKEWNDAQCKKLNAYICKHEL; via the exons ATGGGACTCTTCACCTACTTCAGTCTTTGCCTTCTTGGAATCCTAATTTCCAGTCCTTTCCAGGAAG CTGAGGCTGACACCTGTGCCAGGGAGTGGCTGCAAAACCAGGGAAACTGCTATGCGTATTTTGATAATAAATTGAGCTGGCAAGAGGCTGAG ATTGAGTGCCAGAGCTATGGCCGTGGGGCCCACCTCGCCTCTGTCCTCACCAAAGCAGAGACTCTCTTGGTGGCCGAGCACATCTCCACTTACCAGCAAGAAATAAGCGACGTCTGGATTGGGCTCCACGATGTCCGCCAG ACCAGGAGATGGAGGTGGGCTGATGAATCCACCTACAACTATAAGGCCTGGATGAAACACCAGCCAGACAACTACCGCAATGCTGAACACTGTGTGGAGCTGAGACGAACCACAG GTTTTAAGGAGTGGAATGATGCTCAGTGCAAGAAACTCAATGCCTACATCTGCAAACATGAACTGTAA
- the LOC118095654 gene encoding C-type lectin-like — MGRLACVSLCLLGFFMRAVEADCCPRGWLQYQGNCYGFFHNKLSWHEAEIECQSYGRGTHLASILARAETLMVSKHISIDKKETGVDVWIGLHDTHQNGNWRWSDESSYNYRNWMQGEPNNLWNSEYCVALRASTGYKRWIDAVCKKHKAYICKHEI; from the exons ATGGGGCGTTTGGCCTGTGTTAGCCTATGTTTGCTTGGCTTCTTCATGAGAG CTGTTGAAGCGGATTGCTGCCCCAGAGGATGGCTGCAGTACCAGGGCAACTGTTATGGGTTTTTCCACAACAAGTTGAGTTGGCATGAAGCTGAG ATTGAGTGTCAGAGTTACGGTCGTGGGACCCACCTCGCATCCATTCTTGCGAGGGCAGAAACTCTGATGGTATCCAAACATATCTCCATTGACAAGAAAGAAACAGGGGTTGACGTTTGGATTGGACTCCATGATACTCACCAA AATGGGAACTGGAGGTGGTCCGACGAGTCCTCCTACAACTACAGGAACTGGATGCAAGGGGAGCCCAACAATCTTTGGAATTCCGAGTACTGTGTGGCTTTGAGGGCTTCCACAG GGTATAAGAGGTGGATTGATGCTGTTTGCAAAAAACATAAAGCCTACATCTGCAAACATGAGATCTAG